Proteins encoded together in one Malaclemys terrapin pileata isolate rMalTer1 chromosome 16, rMalTer1.hap1, whole genome shotgun sequence window:
- the RNF34 gene encoding E3 ubiquitin-protein ligase RNF34 isoform X1 gives MKAGATSMWASCCGLLNEVMGTGAVRGQQPGFGGGTGPFRFAPNTDFSAYPSSGANIVCKACGLSFSVFRKKHVCCDCKKDFCSVCSVLQENLRRCSTCHLLQETAFQRPQLMRLKVKDLRQYLILRNIPTDTCREKEDLVDLVLCHHGLGSEDTDTSSLHSSRSQTSSFFTHPFSLSVSVSSSQELTNRRESTENGTPVQGQSGMPSSNNEEEEDDDDAEEQTPSMSRKRARASLSDISSLEDIEGLSVRQLKEILARNFVNYSGCCEKWELVEKVSRLYRESEENHRTQGEKMQLTENDDNLCRICMDAVIDCVLLECGHMVTCTKCGKRMSECPICRQYVVRAVHVFKS, from the exons GCGGGAGCCACATCCATGTGGGCTTCCTGCTGTGGGTTGCTGAATGAAGTCATGGGTACCGGAGCTGTCCGTGGCCAACAGCCAGGATTTGGGGGAGGTACTGGCCCATTCAGATTTGCACCAAATACAGACTTCTCAGCATATCCATCTTCAGGAGCCAATATAGTCTGCAAAGCCTGTGggctttcattttcagtttttaggaAAAAG CATGTGTGTTGTGACTGCAAGAAGGATTTTTGCTCAGTTTGTTCAGTCTTACAAGAAAATCTCAGAAGATGTTCTACTTGTCACTTGTTACAAGAGACTGCATTTCAGCGGCCTCAGTTAATGCGATTGAAAGTCAAGGATCTGCGTCAGTATCTGATCCTTAGAAACATACCAACAGATACTTGTCGAGAAAAGGAAGACTTGGTGGATCTTGTACTCTGCCATCATGGATTAGGTTCTGAGGATACAGACACTAGTAGCTTGCATTCTTCAAGGTCACAGACTTCTAGTTTTTTTACACATCCATTTTCTCTGTCTGTATCAGTGTCATCCTCTCAAGAACTTACAAATAGAAGAGAAAGCACAGAAAATGGAACACCTGTACAG GGACAAAGTGGAATGCCTTCTTCAAataatgaagaagaagaagacgaCGACGACGCAGAAGAGCAG ACCCCTAGCATGTCCAGAAAGCGAGCAAGAGCATCATTGTCTGATATTTCAAGTCTGGAAGATATTGAAGGGTTGAGTGTTCGACAGCTGAAGGAAATACTTGCTCGAAATTTTGTCAACTATTCAGGATGCTGCGAAAAATGGGAACTTGTGGAGAAAGTGAGCAGGCTGTACAGAGAGAGTGAGGAAAATCACAGGACAC AGGGAGAGAAGATGCAACTGACTGAGAACGATGATAATCTGTGTAGGATCTGCATGGATGCAGTAATTGACTGTGTTCTTCTGGAATGTGGTCACATGGTCACTTGCACAAAGTGCGGCAAAAGAATGAGTGAGTGTCCCATCTGTAGACAGTATGTTGTACGAGCAGTGCATGTATTTAAATCTTAA
- the RNF34 gene encoding E3 ubiquitin-protein ligase RNF34 isoform X2: MKHVCCDCKKDFCSVCSVLQENLRRCSTCHLLQETAFQRPQLMRLKVKDLRQYLILRNIPTDTCREKEDLVDLVLCHHGLGSEDTDTSSLHSSRSQTSSFFTHPFSLSVSVSSSQELTNRRESTENGTPVQGQSGMPSSNNEEEEDDDDAEEQTPSMSRKRARASLSDISSLEDIEGLSVRQLKEILARNFVNYSGCCEKWELVEKVSRLYRESEENHRTQGEKMQLTENDDNLCRICMDAVIDCVLLECGHMVTCTKCGKRMSECPICRQYVVRAVHVFKS; encoded by the exons CATGTGTGTTGTGACTGCAAGAAGGATTTTTGCTCAGTTTGTTCAGTCTTACAAGAAAATCTCAGAAGATGTTCTACTTGTCACTTGTTACAAGAGACTGCATTTCAGCGGCCTCAGTTAATGCGATTGAAAGTCAAGGATCTGCGTCAGTATCTGATCCTTAGAAACATACCAACAGATACTTGTCGAGAAAAGGAAGACTTGGTGGATCTTGTACTCTGCCATCATGGATTAGGTTCTGAGGATACAGACACTAGTAGCTTGCATTCTTCAAGGTCACAGACTTCTAGTTTTTTTACACATCCATTTTCTCTGTCTGTATCAGTGTCATCCTCTCAAGAACTTACAAATAGAAGAGAAAGCACAGAAAATGGAACACCTGTACAG GGACAAAGTGGAATGCCTTCTTCAAataatgaagaagaagaagacgaCGACGACGCAGAAGAGCAG ACCCCTAGCATGTCCAGAAAGCGAGCAAGAGCATCATTGTCTGATATTTCAAGTCTGGAAGATATTGAAGGGTTGAGTGTTCGACAGCTGAAGGAAATACTTGCTCGAAATTTTGTCAACTATTCAGGATGCTGCGAAAAATGGGAACTTGTGGAGAAAGTGAGCAGGCTGTACAGAGAGAGTGAGGAAAATCACAGGACAC AGGGAGAGAAGATGCAACTGACTGAGAACGATGATAATCTGTGTAGGATCTGCATGGATGCAGTAATTGACTGTGTTCTTCTGGAATGTGGTCACATGGTCACTTGCACAAAGTGCGGCAAAAGAATGAGTGAGTGTCCCATCTGTAGACAGTATGTTGTACGAGCAGTGCATGTATTTAAATCTTAA